In Ostrea edulis chromosome 4, xbOstEdul1.1, whole genome shotgun sequence, a single window of DNA contains:
- the LOC125671772 gene encoding tektin-4-like, whose amino-acid sequence MATATLASREIAPERPQVHIAETSGGSRNADMEITYTGNTGNDMGISTMGFRASKYNPPEWHESNYAKYYQSFVDRDNAERIRHESKRTANETESTTNKTQGEVTKKLGERIQDINFWKFELEREIQDVIAETDLLLAQKKRLENALRATEIPLHISTDNLNCRQRRQAVDLVQDNVELGLLKEVEIINNVQDLLKKTIDQSEKQIKLNRDAKQNLEMDWSDKKEALEIDTRSGALRNEHTDKQFYSGAAKFEEIQSTPESWAQFTHDNIVRGEHERMASIQLRQLIDNILADTSRDMREQCDTVDVCFQKRLEEMEDSKTKMEENLRKICDEIAQMEKNIDMLRKAIRDKENPMKVSQTRLNNRTYRPGVELCRDPVQYKLVGEVNEIAQSIDALSEQLNNGENSRKDLQDNRMALEKEIACKKNSIFIDRDKCVSVRTRYPTTLKLQGYQ is encoded by the exons ATGGCAACAGCAACATTAGCCAGCAGGGAGATTGCTCCAGAAAGACCACAAGTTCACATCGCTGAAACATCTGGGGGATCTCGTAACGCCGACATGGAAATCACATACACGGGGAACACAGGGAACGATATGGGGATCTCCACAATGGGCTTCAGGGCTTCGAAATACAACCCTCCTGAATGGCACGAGAGCAATTATGCTAAGTATTACCAATCCTTTGTCGACAGGGACAATGCTGAGAGGATTCGCCACGAGTCTAAGAGAACCGCTAATGAAACAGAATCCACTACCAATAAAACGCAAGGAGAAGTTACTAAGAAACTGGGCGAAAGAATTCAGGACATTaacttttggaaatttgaaTTAGAAAGGGAAATTCAAGATGTAATTGCTGAAACAGATCTTCTTCTGGCACAGAAAAAAAGGTTGGAAAATGCACTTCGTGCAACAGAAATTCCTCTTCACATAAGTACAGATAACTTGAACTGCCGACAGAGAAGACAGGCCGTTGATCTGGTGCAGGATAATGTAGAACTTGGACTGCTGAAG GAAGTTGAAATAATCAACAATGTTCAAGATTTGCTCAAGAAAACAATTGACCAGTCAGAAAAACAAATTAA ATTAAATCGAGATGCAAAACAAAACCTTGAAATGGACTGGAGTGATAAGAAAGAGGCTTTGGAGATTGATACCAGATCTGGTGCCCTTAGAAATGAACACACAGATAAGCAGTTTTACTCTGGAGCAGCCAAGTTTGAGGAAAT tCAGTCCACCCCTGAGTCCTGGGCCCAGTTCACACACGACAACATTGTCCGTGGAGAACACGAGAGGATGGCTTCTATTCAGCTGAGACAGCTAATTGACAACATCTTGGCCGACACCTCCCGGGACATGAGGGAGCAGTGTGACACAGTTGATGTCTGCTTCCAGAAACGTTTGGAAGAAATGGAGGATTCTAAAACTAAAATGGAGGAAAACTTGAGAAAG ATTTGTGATGAAATTGCACAAATGGAGAAGAACATTGATATGCTGAGGAAGGCTATACGTGACAAAGAGAACCCAATGAAAGTGTCCCAGACTCGCCTCAACAACCGCACGTACAGACCCGGCGTCGAGCTCTGTCGAGATCCTGTGCAATACAA GCTTGTGGGAGAAGTGAACGAGATTGCACAGTCCATTGATGCTCTATCAGAACAACTGAACAATGGAGAAAACTCTAGAAAGGACCTGCAGGACAACAGGATGGCTCTAGAGAAAGAAATTGCCTGCAAGAAGAACAGTATATTTATTGACAGGGACAAGTGTGTTAGCGTACGCACGAGGTACCCCACCACACTCAAACTGCAGGGATACCAGTAA